In a genomic window of Desulfatiglans sp.:
- a CDS encoding TIGR03087 family PEP-CTERM/XrtA system glycosyltransferase — protein sequence MNILFLCHRIPYPPNKGDKIRSYNEIIFLSQKHKIYLGTTLDEKSDKNYTPELEKYCEEVFAVHFKRRWRLSKSLLSNKPFSVSNFYDKRLQAYVDRVLKNNKIDIIFCFCSSMAEYVYQSPAFKNDDISKIKMVMDYVDLDSDKWRQYSEYTKFPKNIIYRIEQKRLLEYEKKINEIFNHSVFVSEREVNVFKRWYPEAKNIKVIQNGVDSEFFSSDPGTFTSMEEADDSSFKLIFTGVMDYFANEDGVKWFCRDILKKIKSDIPNVEFYIVGNRPTKRVQKLSKVDGVFVTGYVEDIRPYYVKADVCVIPLRIARGLQNKVLEAMSMGKAVVATSNASEGIICENNSDIIIANDAESFAREVIDLLRNENKRKDIGNSAYQNIRTNYKWETNLATFEELFGKYTE from the coding sequence ATAAGGGCGATAAAATCCGTTCTTATAATGAGATAATATTTTTATCCCAAAAACATAAGATATATCTTGGGACAACACTTGATGAAAAATCCGATAAAAATTATACCCCTGAATTAGAAAAATATTGCGAGGAGGTTTTTGCAGTTCATTTTAAAAGAAGATGGAGGTTATCGAAAAGCCTGCTTTCAAATAAACCATTTTCGGTCTCAAATTTTTACGATAAAAGGCTTCAGGCTTATGTAGACAGGGTCTTGAAAAATAATAAAATAGATATCATATTCTGCTTTTGCTCCAGTATGGCAGAATATGTCTATCAAAGTCCGGCATTTAAAAACGATGATATTTCAAAAATAAAAATGGTAATGGATTATGTTGATCTGGATTCAGATAAATGGCGACAGTACTCTGAGTATACGAAGTTTCCTAAAAATATTATTTACAGGATAGAGCAAAAAAGGCTGCTTGAGTATGAGAAAAAGATTAATGAAATTTTTAATCATTCAGTGTTCGTTTCAGAGAGGGAAGTAAATGTCTTTAAAAGATGGTATCCTGAAGCGAAGAATATAAAAGTTATCCAGAACGGTGTAGACAGTGAATTTTTCTCATCAGATCCTGGAACATTTACCAGTATGGAAGAGGCTGATGATTCATCATTCAAGCTTATCTTTACCGGTGTAATGGATTATTTTGCCAATGAGGATGGAGTGAAATGGTTTTGCAGGGATATATTGAAAAAAATAAAAAGTGATATCCCCAATGTTGAATTCTATATTGTAGGCAACCGGCCGACCAAAAGGGTGCAGAAACTTTCTAAAGTAGATGGAGTTTTTGTTACCGGATATGTTGAGGATATCAGGCCTTATTATGTAAAAGCAGATGTATGTGTGATACCACTAAGGATAGCCAGAGGCCTTCAGAATAAAGTGCTCGAAGCAATGTCCATGGGTAAGGCGGTGGTTGCTACTTCAAATGCCAGTGAAGGCATTATCTGCGAAAATAATTCAGATATTATTATAGCAAATGATGCCGAATCTTTTGCCAGAGAGGTAATTGATCTTCTCAGAAATGAGAACAAGAGAAAAGATATTGGAAATAGCGCATATCAAAATATCAGAACCAACTATAAATGGGAAACAAACCTGGCAACTTTTGAAGAATTGTTTGGAAAATATACTGAATAA